In one Myripristis murdjan chromosome 5, fMyrMur1.1, whole genome shotgun sequence genomic region, the following are encoded:
- the LOC115359403 gene encoding peroxisome proliferator-activated receptor delta-like: protein MEAAQASQSQELQLDPQKQRPVRGRGVRKKGSTSPLAEVDSEGGEQGSSCIKGHMQREPEGEGEEVSLNGEGLAPWDMDSHGEEDDATTLQSGEESKKRSSISSKDSSAPSSSCTEVSQTSPVSLSDQLLLVKDDGTGTGINVECRICGDKASGFHYGVHACEGCKGFFRRTIRMKLEYERCERSCKIQKKSRNKCQYCRFQKCLLLGMSHDAIRYGRMPEAEKRKLVAGLLAGETGHLTNPNGSDLKSLAKRVNNAYLKNLNMTKKKARSILTGKTSSSPPFVIHDMDSLWQAENGLVWTQLINGDTPPNKEIGVHVFYRCQCTTVETVRELTEFAKSIPGFVDLFLNDQVTLLKYGVHEAIFAMLPSLMNKDGLLVANGRGFVTREFLRSLRRPFSEIMEPKFEFAVKFNALELDDSDLALFVAAIILCGDRPGLMNIKQVEEIQDGILQALDQHLQANHADSMYLFPKLLQKMADLRQLVTENAQLVQKIKKTESETSLHPLLQEIYKDMY from the exons ATGGAGGCTGCTCAGGCCAGCCAGAGCCAGGAACTCCAGCTGGACCCACAAAAGCAGCGTCCAGTCAGGGGAAGAGGGGTCCGGAAAAAAGGGAGTACATCCCCATTGGCAGAAGTTGACAGTGAAGGAGGGGAACAGGGGTCCTCTTGCATCAAGGGGCACATGCAAAGAGAgccagagggagaaggagaagaggttTCCCTTAATGGAGAGGGCTTGGCCCCCTGGGACATGGACTCACATGGCGAGGAGGATGATGCTACAACGCTACAGTCGGGGGAAGAGTCAAAGAAAAGGAGCAGCATTTCTAGTAAAGATAGCTCCGCcccctccagcagctgcacag aGGTGTCCCAGAcatcacctgtctctctgtcagatcagctgctgctggtgaagGATGATGGGACTGGGACAGGGATCAACGTAGAGTGCAGGATCTGTGGTGACAAGGCCTCAGGCTTCCATTATGGTGTGCACGCTTGTGAGGGCTGCAAG GGTTTTTTCCGGAGGACCATCCGTATGAAGCTGGAGTATGAGCGCTGTGAACGCAGCTGTAAGATCCAGAAGAAAAGCAGGAACAAGTGCCAGTACTGCCGCTTTCAGAAGTGCCTACTGCTGGGCATGTCCCACGATG CTATCCGGTATGGGCGGATGCCAgaagcagagaagaggaagctggTAGCAGGCCTATTGGCTGGAGAGACAGGGCACCTGACTAACCCTAATGGCTCAGACCTCAAGAGCCTTGCCAAGCGGGTCAATAATGCCTACCTGAAGAACCTTAACATGACCAAGAAGAAGGCCCGTAGTATCCTCACTGGCAAGACCAGCTCCAGCcct CCATTTGTAATCCATGACATGGACTCGCTGTGGCAGGCAGAGAACGGTCTGGTGTGGACCCAACTAATCAACGGTGACACACCACCTAACAAGGAGATTGGCGTCCATGTCTTCTACCGATGCCAGTGCACAACAGTGGAGACTGTACGGGAGCTTACAGAGTTTGCCAAAAGCATCCCAGGTTTCGTCGACCTCTTCCTCAATGACCAG GTAACGCTGCTCAAATATGGTGTGCATGAAGCCATCTTCGCCATGCTACCATCTCTAATGAACAAAGATGGTCTGCTGGTGGCTAATGGTCGAGGTTTTGTGACCCGAGAGTTCCTGCGCAGCCTTCGCCGACCCTTCAGCGAGATCATGGAGCCCAAGTTTGAGTTTGCCGTCAAGTTCAATGCTCTAGAGCTTGATGACAGTGACTTGGCCCTCTTTGTGGCTGCCATCATCCTCTGTGGAG ATCGTCCAGGCTTGATGAACATCAAGCAGGTGGAAGAGATCCAGGATGGAATTCTCCAGGCCCTGGACCAGCACCTACAGGCCAACCATGCTGACTCCATGTATCTCTTTCCAAAGCTACTGCAGAAAATGGCCGACCTACGGCAACTGGTGACTGAGAATGCCCAGCTGGTTcagaaaatcaagaaaacagAGTCTGAGACATCACTGCACCCATTGCTGCAAGAGATCTACAAGGACATGTACTGA